Proteins from one Caldalkalibacillus salinus genomic window:
- the csrA gene encoding carbon storage regulator CsrA, which produces MLVLSRKKGESIIIDEEIEIKVVAVEGDTIKLGVEAPKHISIHRKEVYLSIQEENRAAASQSSIELSELIELNNHTVPEKKNAHHAADDD; this is translated from the coding sequence ATGTTAGTGCTGTCCAGAAAAAAAGGAGAATCTATTATCATAGACGAGGAGATTGAGATTAAGGTCGTAGCCGTAGAAGGAGATACGATCAAGCTAGGGGTTGAGGCTCCGAAGCATATCTCAATCCACCGTAAGGAAGTGTATCTTTCTATACAAGAGGAGAATAGAGCAGCAGCTTCCCAATCGAGTATTGAGTTAAGTGAACTCATAGAACTCAACAACCACACGGTACCTGAGAAGAAGAATGCCCACCACGCTGCAGATGATGACTAA
- the flgL gene encoding flagellar hook-associated protein FlgL encodes MKVGETMRVTQNMLNQNMLTSLNRNLGKMETLQRQMTTGKKINKPSDDPVGLSSAMRYRSELEANEQYQRNLDDAQSWVEFNDTTVGQAVDVLHRARELAVQGANDSNPQEAKNAVASEVEELFDQLMDIANSQFNGKYVFNGQKTDQPPYPTDDAYQDTTFDDGKINFEVSRSLVLNVNVHAGQVFGEAEDEDNAFATLNALSTALRDGDKDGVDQALGHLDSRLDQVLESWSDIGARSNRLELIDNRLKDSDTNMQTLLSKTEDADMAAVITNLRTAENVYQASLATGARIISPTLMDFLR; translated from the coding sequence ATGAAAGTAGGGGAAACGATGAGAGTCACACAGAACATGTTGAATCAGAATATGTTAACCAGTCTCAATCGTAATTTAGGAAAAATGGAAACCTTACAGCGTCAAATGACGACCGGTAAGAAGATCAATAAGCCTTCCGATGACCCTGTAGGACTTAGCTCTGCCATGCGCTATCGCAGTGAGCTAGAGGCGAATGAACAGTATCAACGCAACTTGGATGACGCTCAGTCTTGGGTTGAATTTAATGACACGACGGTAGGACAAGCGGTTGATGTGCTTCACCGAGCGCGGGAACTAGCGGTGCAGGGGGCCAATGATTCCAACCCTCAAGAGGCCAAGAATGCTGTAGCGTCCGAGGTTGAAGAGCTGTTCGATCAACTCATGGACATTGCGAATAGTCAATTTAACGGAAAATACGTTTTTAATGGCCAAAAAACGGATCAGCCACCGTATCCTACTGACGATGCGTATCAGGACACCACTTTCGATGATGGCAAAATTAACTTTGAAGTGTCTCGTTCGTTAGTCTTAAATGTCAATGTGCATGCGGGTCAAGTGTTTGGAGAAGCGGAAGATGAGGATAATGCTTTTGCAACACTAAACGCCCTATCTACAGCTTTACGTGACGGGGACAAGGATGGTGTGGACCAGGCCTTAGGGCATCTAGACAGTCGCTTAGACCAGGTTTTAGAAAGCTGGTCTGATATAGGGGCCAGAAGCAACCGTTTAGAACTGATTGATAATCGTTTGAAAGACAGTGACACAAACATGCAAACCTTGCTGTCTAAAACAGAAGATGCGGACATGGCCGCCGTTATTACGAACTTGAGAACAGCCGAAAACGTGTATCAGGCTAGTCTAGCCACAGGAGCAAGGATCATTAGTCCGACGCTGATGGACTTTTTAAGATAA
- a CDS encoding sigma-54-dependent Fis family transcriptional regulator has translation MDMIKALLIAPYQGLVETAKKIKIPEEIQLDMRAANLSEAVDIAHSAERQGYELIISRGGTATLIQEEVTIPVVHIDITGYDMLRVFTLIRDMQKGVALVGFPNITRGAATLCSILEQDVQIITIHSSDEVRGHLEQLRLQGYTVVIGDVITVQVAEQVGLRGILITSGKEALLDAIEEGRRLYTLFRKVKHQSAYLRDTFQTLPSAMVLLDESGAIIEHNDKFNAYGLSPNRTAPVFQQLVRRVLEGAGAQWAQLDDEVGTYDLHAFLINTAAPLVGITLDPSPTHRQKQAVKINNSPTHLPIIGESEHTRRLRERIHHYYAHTDRPVCIIGEPGTGKDTVARAIHFETFAYESPMIEVDGKRVTAAEIDRLMVDLLKIQEGTVLIKTLEALSTETQQAILSLINSKPEKVRVIALTNGTLETLVQHGTFDYDLYEIAMAYPLHLPPLRKRKEDIPAFVTYFLAEFHTENGNETLGMKQDAIDYLKAYDWSGNLTQLKQTIRELSTMTTQHYIDLQEVTTLLSKQASAHGDVPQQKELLPSIPLQGTLKEIEQQVIEKVLVEENHNQTKAAKRLGINRSTLWRKLNG, from the coding sequence ATGGACATGATCAAAGCACTTTTAATCGCACCGTACCAAGGCTTAGTTGAAACAGCAAAAAAAATAAAGATACCTGAAGAGATACAATTAGATATGCGGGCCGCTAATTTGAGCGAGGCTGTGGACATCGCTCATTCCGCGGAAAGACAGGGCTATGAATTAATCATTAGCCGCGGAGGGACAGCCACCTTAATCCAGGAAGAGGTTACCATCCCTGTCGTTCATATCGATATCACTGGATATGACATGCTGAGAGTATTTACACTGATTCGGGATATGCAAAAAGGGGTGGCCTTAGTCGGATTCCCGAATATTACTCGCGGAGCAGCCACATTATGCAGTATCCTCGAACAGGATGTACAGATCATTACGATCCACTCGTCAGATGAAGTACGGGGCCACTTAGAACAGCTTAGATTACAAGGTTACACCGTCGTGATTGGGGATGTGATCACGGTACAGGTTGCCGAACAAGTGGGGCTACGAGGCATCCTGATTACCTCGGGTAAAGAAGCGTTACTTGATGCCATAGAAGAGGGTAGAAGACTCTATACTTTGTTTCGTAAGGTCAAGCACCAGTCAGCTTACTTGAGAGATACGTTTCAGACCCTTCCGTCCGCTATGGTGCTCTTAGATGAGAGCGGGGCCATCATTGAGCATAATGACAAGTTCAATGCCTACGGATTAAGCCCTAACCGGACGGCCCCCGTTTTTCAGCAGCTTGTGAGGCGGGTGCTTGAAGGAGCAGGTGCTCAATGGGCCCAGTTAGACGACGAAGTTGGTACCTACGACTTACATGCCTTTCTCATAAACACAGCAGCCCCGCTAGTGGGGATTACGCTCGATCCTAGCCCCACACATCGTCAAAAGCAGGCTGTTAAAATCAATAACAGCCCGACTCATCTGCCTATTATTGGGGAAAGCGAGCATACGCGTCGGTTACGCGAGAGAATTCATCACTACTATGCTCATACCGATCGCCCCGTCTGCATCATCGGGGAGCCAGGGACGGGGAAAGACACGGTCGCTCGTGCGATTCATTTTGAAACGTTTGCCTATGAATCTCCTATGATTGAGGTGGACGGCAAACGGGTGACAGCAGCGGAAATCGATCGGCTCATGGTAGACCTGTTGAAGATACAAGAGGGTACAGTGCTGATCAAAACGCTCGAAGCCCTCAGCACAGAGACACAACAGGCCATACTCAGTCTGATTAACAGTAAACCGGAAAAAGTGAGGGTGATCGCCCTCACAAACGGAACGTTAGAGACACTGGTCCAGCATGGCACATTTGACTACGACCTGTATGAAATCGCCATGGCCTATCCCTTACACCTGCCGCCATTAAGGAAGAGAAAAGAGGACATTCCAGCGTTTGTCACTTATTTTCTAGCTGAGTTTCATACCGAAAACGGCAATGAAACACTGGGCATGAAACAGGATGCCATAGACTATCTCAAAGCGTACGACTGGTCTGGCAACCTGACACAGTTGAAGCAAACGATTAGAGAGTTAAGCACCATGACCACGCAACATTATATCGATCTGCAAGAAGTGACAACATTACTGAGTAAACAAGCGTCGGCTCATGGGGATGTGCCTCAGCAAAAAGAGCTTCTCCCTTCTATCCCACTGCAAGGGACGTTAAAAGAGATAGAGCAGCAAGTGATTGAAAAAGTTCTGGTGGAAGAAAACCATAACCAAACGAAAGCAGCAAAGAGGCTGGGTATTAACCGCTCGACATTATGGCGTAAATTAAACGGATAG
- the flgK gene encoding flagellar hook-associated protein FlgK encodes MRSTFHNLEVAKRGLYAQQTAMSTTGHNISNANTEGYSRQRVNFKAATPIETPSMTRSTAPGQLGTGVDFQSITRIREAFLDVQYRNESQAHGTWQVQKDTLEKIEGIYNEPSEEGLRSVIDEFWNGWQELSREADNLTARSVVKERALAMTDAFKHTDSKLQDLRDDLDHSLDVKTQEANTYIDQVAHLNQEIRRVEGLGHNANDLRDQRDLAVDKLSELVQINVQEEQSGMYSITLPDGTDVVNGMEGQHIGDGISVDQITGGEIYGIVVSRDELVNEYQTHLNTMFQGLLYGEVEVHIPEGSVLAQDIEYGPEDNRQTWPAGEPIPEGGMDTTVEGINGLHQLGWTLREDDDGNAIPGEAFFLPADEEDFNIQDVELNPYIAKDVGLIAASLRVEEEDGMNKVIRGNGDLALAMGQLRDGVFQFQPEEGAAGEGTFDEYFRSVIGGLGVKTQEATRQTDNQEMLLNAADNRRQSVSGVSLDEEMSNMIKFQHAYNAAARMVTATDELLDTVVNRMGLVGR; translated from the coding sequence GTGAGGTCAACATTTCATAACCTAGAGGTGGCCAAAAGAGGGCTATACGCTCAGCAAACAGCCATGTCCACCACAGGGCACAATATCTCCAATGCCAATACAGAAGGGTACTCTAGGCAGCGCGTTAATTTTAAGGCTGCCACACCTATTGAAACCCCGAGCATGACCCGATCTACGGCACCGGGTCAATTAGGGACGGGTGTTGATTTTCAATCGATTACAAGAATAAGAGAAGCATTTTTAGATGTTCAGTATCGTAATGAGTCCCAAGCGCATGGAACATGGCAAGTACAGAAGGATACCCTAGAGAAGATCGAGGGCATCTACAATGAACCTAGTGAAGAAGGCCTACGTAGTGTCATCGATGAGTTCTGGAATGGATGGCAGGAGCTGAGCCGTGAAGCGGATAACCTCACAGCACGCTCGGTTGTAAAGGAACGCGCCTTGGCCATGACCGACGCTTTTAAACATACCGACTCGAAGTTACAAGACTTAAGAGATGACCTAGACCATTCCTTAGATGTGAAAACACAAGAAGCGAATACATACATTGATCAAGTCGCTCACTTGAACCAAGAAATACGACGGGTTGAAGGGCTCGGTCATAACGCCAATGACCTCCGGGACCAACGTGACCTTGCTGTGGACAAACTCTCTGAACTAGTGCAGATCAACGTACAAGAAGAGCAAAGCGGGATGTACAGTATCACATTGCCCGATGGAACGGATGTCGTCAACGGCATGGAGGGGCAACATATTGGCGATGGCATAAGTGTTGACCAAATCACCGGTGGAGAAATTTACGGCATTGTCGTCTCTCGGGATGAACTAGTGAACGAATATCAGACACATCTTAATACAATGTTTCAAGGGCTTCTGTACGGAGAAGTGGAGGTCCACATTCCTGAAGGGAGTGTATTGGCTCAAGATATAGAGTATGGTCCCGAAGATAATAGACAAACATGGCCGGCAGGGGAACCGATACCTGAAGGCGGTATGGATACCACCGTTGAAGGGATTAACGGCTTACATCAATTAGGGTGGACTTTACGGGAAGATGATGATGGAAATGCCATACCGGGAGAGGCCTTCTTTTTACCTGCTGATGAAGAGGATTTTAATATTCAAGATGTCGAATTAAACCCGTATATTGCCAAAGACGTTGGATTGATTGCGGCTTCGCTCCGTGTAGAAGAGGAAGACGGGATGAATAAAGTCATCAGAGGGAACGGAGATCTAGCCCTCGCTATGGGTCAGCTGAGGGATGGGGTATTTCAGTTTCAACCTGAAGAAGGCGCCGCAGGAGAAGGAACCTTTGATGAGTACTTCCGCTCAGTGATTGGTGGACTCGGTGTCAAGACACAGGAAGCCACCAGGCAAACGGATAATCAGGAGATGCTGCTCAACGCGGCAGATAACCGTCGTCAATCTGTGAGTGGTGTATCTTTGGATGAGGAAATGTCCAATATGATTAAATTCCAGCATGCATACAACGCGGCAGCTCGTATGGTCACCGCAACGGACGAATTGTTAGACACCGTTGTTAATAGAATGGGACTTGTCGGACGATAG
- the fliW gene encoding flagellar assembly protein FliW has protein sequence MQLQTTRFGELQIEEDRILHFNKGLLGFEDKHGFVLIPAQEGETSFYYLQSVEEESLSFILLDTLTFFKDYDFTLKDQVLKELNIQKPEDIQVFTLVTVTDSLKHATTNLKAPVIIHTHNRQGKQIVLEEDYLIKQPLFQNASTSSPGQTTQTTSPRDATTGG, from the coding sequence ATGCAACTTCAGACTACGAGATTCGGAGAGCTACAGATAGAAGAAGACCGTATCCTTCACTTCAATAAAGGTCTCCTTGGCTTTGAAGACAAGCACGGTTTTGTACTCATACCGGCCCAGGAAGGTGAAACGTCCTTCTACTATTTACAATCTGTAGAGGAAGAAAGTTTATCTTTTATCCTTTTAGATACACTGACCTTCTTCAAAGATTATGACTTCACGTTAAAAGACCAGGTGTTAAAGGAATTAAATATACAAAAGCCTGAGGACATCCAAGTGTTTACACTCGTGACGGTCACCGACAGCTTGAAACATGCCACAACAAACCTGAAAGCCCCAGTCATCATTCATACCCACAACAGACAGGGTAAACAGATCGTGTTAGAGGAAGATTACCTCATTAAGCAACCTCTTTTCCAAAACGCTAGCACATCAAGCCCAGGCCAAACGACCCAAACGACAAGCCCAAGAGATGCGACGACGGGGGGTTAA
- a CDS encoding 2-keto-3-deoxygluconate permease, whose translation MKIKQTLDRIPGGMMVVPLLLAATLNTFAPDLLRIGNFTQALFVDGAGVLIALFLLCTGAQINLRNVGVSLGKGATLLGTKWLFGATVGLIAYMFAGDNGLWLGLAPIAIIAAMTNSNGGLYVALVGQYGDKTDRADYSLLALNDGPFFTMVALSIFGAMGFVDGMFSFVSFISVLLPIIVGMVLGNLDEEMRDFLNTGSSMLIPFFAFALGMGIDFASIIEGGLGGIILGLLTVFVTGTGGYFVFKALKWNPIVGASEGSTAGNAVATPAAIAAASASFAQNVDIATVQVAASTVTTAILLPLYVAFLVKHLERKGVRLPEDFSVESQRESVSK comes from the coding sequence ATGAAAATCAAACAGACATTAGACAGAATCCCAGGCGGTATGATGGTGGTGCCATTGTTGCTTGCTGCAACGCTCAACACATTTGCGCCTGATCTGCTCCGTATCGGCAACTTTACACAAGCCTTATTCGTTGACGGGGCAGGCGTTTTAATTGCCCTATTTCTACTATGTACCGGAGCTCAAATTAACCTTAGAAATGTCGGCGTCAGTCTTGGAAAAGGGGCAACGTTACTTGGGACTAAGTGGCTCTTTGGTGCGACTGTCGGTTTAATCGCTTACATGTTTGCAGGTGATAACGGTTTATGGCTCGGGCTTGCTCCTATTGCCATTATTGCGGCCATGACGAATAGTAACGGTGGTCTATACGTTGCCCTTGTCGGTCAGTACGGGGACAAAACGGACCGCGCAGACTACTCATTACTCGCTTTAAATGACGGCCCTTTCTTCACCATGGTTGCGCTTTCGATCTTTGGCGCTATGGGGTTCGTTGACGGCATGTTCTCATTTGTATCCTTTATTTCAGTCTTACTCCCTATTATCGTAGGGATGGTGCTCGGTAACCTCGATGAAGAAATGAGAGATTTCTTAAATACTGGAAGCTCAATGTTAATTCCTTTCTTTGCTTTCGCGCTAGGAATGGGGATCGACTTTGCCAGCATTATTGAAGGTGGACTCGGTGGTATTATCCTCGGTCTGTTAACTGTTTTCGTCACAGGTACGGGTGGTTACTTCGTATTCAAGGCACTTAAATGGAACCCGATCGTGGGTGCTTCTGAAGGTTCAACAGCTGGTAATGCGGTTGCGACACCAGCCGCCATCGCTGCTGCTAGTGCAAGCTTTGCCCAAAACGTGGACATTGCAACGGTACAAGTGGCCGCTTCCACTGTGACAACGGCTATTCTATTACCTTTATATGTCGCGTTCTTAGTCAAGCATCTTGAGCGGAAAGGCGTCCGTTTGCCAGAGGACTTTTCTGTGGAGAGTCAAAGAGAGAGCGTCTCAAAATAG
- the pdxA gene encoding 4-hydroxythreonine-4-phosphate dehydrogenase PdxA, whose amino-acid sequence MKKPIIGITMGDAAGVGPEIIVKSLQSQTLYEQAHPIVIGDAKMLKRASEILNIDITIREIDSDDDLSTRFGEIACYDLNLLPQDLPFGQVSSASGHAAFEYLRTAIELANAGKIDAICTAPLNKEALHKGGHIYPGHTEILADLTGTKDFSMMLSSPKLKVIHVTTHVGLIDAINMIKPERVYNVIRLAHQTLSQSGIEQPKIGVCGINPHAGENGLFGYGEEEEKIIPAVGRAQEEGIHVEGPLPADTLFFRAQRGDFDIVVAMYHDQGHGPIKVLGLEAGVNITVGLPIIRTSVDHGTAFDIAGKGLADERSLLEALRQAVELAPQKGS is encoded by the coding sequence ATGAAAAAACCAATTATCGGCATTACGATGGGAGACGCAGCTGGTGTCGGACCTGAAATTATCGTTAAAAGTCTACAAAGTCAAACCTTATATGAGCAAGCTCATCCGATCGTGATAGGTGATGCCAAAATGCTGAAGCGTGCGAGTGAGATCTTGAACATTGATATCACAATCAGAGAGATCGACTCTGACGATGATCTCAGTACTCGTTTTGGTGAAATTGCTTGTTATGACTTAAATCTATTACCACAAGATCTGCCTTTTGGACAGGTATCATCTGCATCAGGGCATGCTGCCTTTGAGTATTTACGAACGGCGATTGAATTAGCAAACGCAGGCAAAATCGATGCCATTTGTACAGCGCCACTAAATAAAGAAGCGCTTCATAAAGGCGGGCACATCTATCCAGGGCACACTGAAATCTTAGCTGACTTGACCGGAACGAAAGACTTTTCAATGATGCTTTCGTCCCCTAAGCTAAAGGTCATTCATGTGACAACACACGTCGGTTTGATCGATGCGATTAACATGATTAAACCGGAACGCGTCTACAATGTGATCCGTCTCGCTCATCAGACGCTGTCTCAATCCGGCATTGAGCAACCCAAAATTGGCGTGTGTGGGATCAATCCTCATGCGGGGGAGAACGGTTTGTTCGGCTATGGTGAAGAAGAGGAGAAGATTATCCCTGCCGTCGGACGAGCTCAGGAGGAAGGCATCCATGTGGAAGGACCTCTACCGGCCGATACCTTATTCTTCCGTGCGCAGCGAGGAGACTTTGATATTGTCGTTGCGATGTATCATGATCAGGGACATGGGCCGATCAAAGTACTCGGTCTAGAAGCCGGTGTCAACATCACCGTTGGCCTCCCTATCATTCGCACAAGCGTGGACCATGGTACTGCTTTTGATATTGCTGGTAAAGGCCTCGCCGATGAACGTAGTCTACTAGAAGCCTTACGCCAAGCGGTAGAGTTGGCACCTCAAAAAGGATCGTAG
- a CDS encoding four-carbon acid sugar kinase family protein — MTQLIGMIADDLTGANDSGVQLAEKGIHTSVLFDIPNRLQNLDAGVVIDTNSRALSREAAMRETKKAGLFLKQAGYKHIYKKMDSTLRGHIGSELQALAGVFNPDFVFIAPAFPSMGRTTTNGVHYVHGVQISNTEISRDPKHPVKESSIPNIIERETGQRVGLITTTDLESRPRLNEKLADFVKSGVTYIVSDAESQAHLQLATRAILNFSERIIWAGSAGLAEVLPEELQLETTDTPRDFSQSGQVLTVCGSLSEVTQSQVAFAMKQEGITNVEIDTVQIFGPDWPRVRHDIISSCLQGLEQGDDLVLYVPSHDKVREEVKSIGQRLGLNGYEIGEGISSAIGEVVAEVVKAHEALTALILTGGDTAKESSRFLGGIGFRLIKQIEAGIPLGTLIGTPRELTIVTKAGAFGKEDSIYKAMQELKGVRV, encoded by the coding sequence ATGACACAACTTATCGGTATGATAGCGGATGACTTAACAGGGGCTAACGATAGTGGCGTACAATTAGCAGAGAAAGGGATTCACACGTCGGTCCTTTTCGATATCCCAAACCGTCTTCAAAACCTAGATGCTGGGGTTGTGATTGACACCAATTCTAGAGCATTGTCTAGAGAGGCGGCGATGAGAGAAACAAAAAAAGCAGGCCTATTCTTAAAACAAGCAGGTTATAAGCATATCTATAAAAAAATGGATTCGACCCTGAGGGGACATATCGGCTCAGAATTACAAGCGTTAGCAGGTGTCTTTAATCCTGACTTTGTCTTTATCGCACCTGCCTTCCCCTCTATGGGCCGAACGACGACGAATGGGGTACACTATGTGCATGGGGTGCAAATCTCAAATACTGAAATCAGTCGAGACCCCAAGCATCCCGTAAAAGAATCATCCATTCCTAATATAATCGAACGTGAAACAGGACAACGCGTCGGTTTAATCACGACAACGGATCTAGAAAGTAGGCCACGATTAAATGAGAAGTTGGCTGACTTTGTCAAAAGTGGTGTCACGTATATTGTGTCGGATGCTGAAAGCCAAGCCCATTTGCAACTCGCGACCCGAGCCATACTCAACTTTTCTGAGCGTATCATTTGGGCTGGTTCAGCAGGGCTAGCTGAAGTGCTTCCTGAAGAACTGCAGCTAGAGACGACAGACACACCACGTGATTTTTCACAGTCAGGACAAGTGTTGACGGTATGTGGTAGTCTTTCAGAGGTGACACAAAGCCAGGTCGCCTTTGCCATGAAACAGGAAGGAATCACGAATGTTGAAATTGATACGGTACAGATATTTGGCCCTGATTGGCCACGCGTGCGTCATGATATTATTTCCTCCTGCCTGCAAGGTTTAGAGCAAGGAGACGATCTCGTGCTCTATGTGCCCTCGCATGATAAGGTCAGAGAAGAGGTCAAAAGCATCGGACAGCGTCTGGGTTTAAATGGATATGAGATTGGTGAGGGTATATCTAGCGCAATCGGGGAGGTCGTAGCCGAAGTGGTCAAAGCGCATGAAGCGTTGACTGCGCTTATTCTTACAGGCGGGGATACTGCAAAAGAATCTTCTCGTTTCCTTGGGGGGATTGGTTTTCGCTTAATCAAACAAATTGAAGCGGGTATCCCGCTTGGTACCCTTATCGGTACGCCGAGAGAGCTCACCATCGTCACAAAGGCGGGCGCTTTTGGAAAAGAAGATTCTATTTATAAGGCCATGCAAGAATTGAAGGGAGTGCGTGTGTGA